In Erythrolamprus reginae isolate rEryReg1 chromosome 9, rEryReg1.hap1, whole genome shotgun sequence, the genomic window aatcaatcaatcaatcaatcaattaatcctTGTTCCAGGAACAAAGCGCCACAGTCTTCTTTAACAAGAGTTATTGAGGAGAAAAGGGATAATTACCAGTATGTctgcaaccagtgttccctctaattttttggggggttgggcggaaaagtatagtgtctgagcggcagtcccttcgggactgggcggcacagaaataataaataaataaataaataaataaataaacaaacaaacaaacaaacaaacaaacaaacaaacaaacaaacaaacaaataaaaaacccaccctgttttgcctcagagaatttcaaaataaaatactatactgtgtgtctataacagtgagctcataatagggcaactctatcaatatctaaatgccacttaaatagttgagctagtttcaaactagattttgattttctttctctcttccttactcccattctttttctttctcttttccttcctctcttttttctatctgtttctctctcttcctctcttcctctctctctccttccctctcactctttccctctcggcttctgggcaggtttggaaaactctgagttgatgatgatttttaagtgagcgattgctcactgctcagcttagagggaactatgtctgcAACTGAGTTATTTCTTAGTAACAACTCATTTTGTCTTCTTGGATAGCGTTTCTcaaatgtggcaactttaagagctgtggacttcaactcccagaattctccagccatcgagcctgaggaattctgggagtttaagtccatacGTCTTAagactgccaaggttgggaaataccaTTCTAAGTTGTCAGAGCAAAGCCTTCGTCATTCTATCTCATGGTGCTTTTATGTCAAATAGGTGGGGCACCTTCAGTGGTGATGGATGGGCTTACAGGTGTTTATTTACAAAACAGGCTCTAAGCCCTGAACAATCTTGTCTTTAAAAAGCCTCCatttgttggagcacccacaactttacGCTGATACCGGTTCTCCTTATATTCCCTCTGAAGGTGAACCTTTCACCCTGCGAACCTTCAACGCGGCTGCCACCAACATCACTTTTGTTCTGCTGTTCGGGGAACGGTTTGAGTACAACAACCCAACTTTCGTCACTCTTCTAAGACTCATTGATGAAGTGATGTGTCTTCTTGGGTCTCCTGCTTTACACGTAAGCTGGCGTTGCCCCTGcggtcagtggtgggtttcacctTTTTTaaactacaggttctgtgggcgtggcgtgCCTTGGTGGGCGTGccggggaagggtactgcaaaagtCTTCTGTCttcagcggccagttaggtcccacggagtcggccttctccaggtcccatcagccagacagccaaacttcagaagagaaggatttaggggtagtgatttctcaccgtctcaaaatgggtgaacagtgcggtcaggcgttAGGGAaggcgagtagaatgcttggctgcatagctagaggtataacaagcaggaagagggagattgtgatcctgctgtatagagcgctggtgagaccccatattgtgtccagttttggagaactcacctacaaaaagatgtggaTAAAAttaaaggggtccaaagacgggctgcaaaaatggtggaaggtcttaagcatcaaacttatcaggaaagacttcatgaactccatctgtctagtctggaggacagaagggaaaggggggacacgatcgaaacaattaaatatgtgaaagggttaaataaggttcaggagggaagtgtttttaataggaaagtgaacacaagaacaagggggcacaatctgaggttagttgggggaaagatcagaagcaacatgagaaaatattatttgactgaaagagtactagatgcttggaacaaacgtccagcagacgtggttggtaaatctacagtaactgaattgaaacatgtctgcgataaacatagacccatcctaaaataaaatacaggaaataatataagggcagactagatggactatgaaatctttttctgctgtcaatcttctatgtttctatgtcgactgctggggcctaggggaagagccttctctgtggtagccccggccctctggagcaaactccctccagagatatgtaccaccccctccctcctggtctttcgtaaagccttaaaaacctacctctgttggTGGGCATGGGtgccatgagtgatgagactgtctttGGACGATACTAGatatgattggactggatgaatgtgtgtgagtaaatttccattatttttttacagttatttagatttcttacctATTGTTGCATTCTATGTCGTATGCTGCCCTGATTCGCCTCGAAaatggtggcatagaaatctaatcaaataaataaaaacaataaattaaataaaaatttatcaTCTGCAAACTCTGGATCTTAATGGTCTCTTTTGCAAACAGAGGTGTATTGTCCTtcgtctttcttatatttctctcCTCTGCTTTTCCTGCCTTTCGTTCTGACCAGCTGTTCAACTTCTATCCATTCCTGGGATTTCTCTTCAAAGTGCACAAGACTTTGCTGCGGAAGATCGAAGAGGTCCGCGTGGTTATCAGAGATTACATCAAGAGTAGCCGACAAGATCTCAACAGCAACAGCTTCAGGAGCTACACAGAGGCGTTAGTCTTAAAGCAGGAACAGGTGGGACCGACTCGAGCGACAGGGCTCACAAACAGGGTGGTGGGTCTACATAGTGGTCACATTATGTGCATCGCCCAGAATTGATCTCATATGTCCAGGGAAGGGCGGCAAACATtcttactatcacactgtgggtgtggcttattttgtgggtgtggctttctgaccaggtgggagtggcttgacgatcatgtgaccggggtggcttaaaggtcatgtgattggcttaaaggtggccaacttgacgtcactcacgtcaaacgttagggttagggtgcctggcctctcctcgccttaaggagatacaatttccctctctatttactatgactgaacatccaaaatatactctttaattctatgtataaaggccctatgtgtacatacgtatcacacacaggcatacaaaaatatacattatctactgtataaattgtatatatatttttattttttatttatttatttatttattcatttgtccaatacacaaatacataggaagaaaaatagacatgtggtaatatatatgagggtaaaagagaacttagaggagaggatatatgaaaggaagagaatatataagataggtgaaggaaaggaaagacaattggacaggggacgaaaggcacaccagtgcacttatgtacgccccttactggcctcttaggaacctggagaggtcaatcgtggagagtctaagggagaagtgttgggggttaggggttgacactattgagtccggcaatgagttccacgcttcgataactcgattgttgaaatcatattttttgcagtcaaatttggagctgttcgtattaagtttgaatctgttgcgtgctcttgtgttgttgcagttgaagctgaagtagtccttgactggtaggccgttgcagcatatgatcttgtgggcaatactcaaatcatgttttaggtgccgtagttctaggctttctaggcccaggattgttagtctattttcgtaggatattctgtttcgagtgggggagtgaagggctcttctggtgaaatatctttggacgttttcaagggtgttgatgtccgagatgtgatatgggttcctgacagatgagcagtagtctaggatgggtctggcaaaagttttgtaggctcttgtgagtagtgtgagatatgctggagcaaaagctgcgtaggatcaggttaacaactctagaagcttttttgacgatattgttgcagtgggctttagcacttatgtacacacacacatacacacgcacagctcttctaaaattatacacattcaacctcatttactgcgataggaaaaacatacccagagcccagaagggaaaaaaataaaaaaattgcgtAACTGACCCAaagttttctaccggttctgaatACCTGACCAAAACCCATCTCTCCTCTTCCCCCTTTCATAGGAGATGAACAAAAACCAGAATCTTTTCCATGAAGATAATTTAATTGCGTCCATTCTGGATCTCGTCATGGCTGGGACAGAAACCACAGCCACAACTCTGCAATGGGCTGTCCTACTGGCCATGAGGTATCCGGAGATCCAAAGTGAGTTGTGGCTTTCTGTTGTGGGGTTGTCTAGCTGCAAATTTAGTGGAAGAGAATGGATTGTGAAATGGAAACGGACCgattggctttctttctttccttctttctttctttctttctttcttctttctttctttctttcttccttccttccttccttctttctttctttctttcttccttccttctttccttcattccttcctccctccctcccttctttctttctttctttctttctttctttgacttgtatgccgcccctctccgtggactcgggtcggctcacaacatacagcaaaaaacacaacagtacagtttatccaattaatatactaaaaggttcttaaaattctaactttaaaatcattcattttcattcattcaataatcacacaACATTCattggacaggggaaggtctaatgtccccaggcctggcggcaaagatgtgtttttaaactctttcagaaggtgaggagggtgagggcagtgcgaatctctgaggggagctgattccagagagccggggccgccacagagaaggctcttcccctaggtcccgccagccgacattgggATTCACGTGGCAGAAGGCGGCCTCGGAGACAGTCAGGCTTTGACCTGAGCGGtgtttgtctttctctctttttgccGGGTCGGCTTCAGAGAAGGTCCAGGAGGAGCTCGGGCGAGTGGTGAAGCCGGGTTGCTGGGCCACCTACGAAGACCGACTCCAGATGCCGTTCACCAACGCCGTCATCCACGAAGTGCAGCGTTTCATCACCCTCCTGCCCCACGTCCCGCGAAGCACCTCCGTGGACACCCACTTCTGGGGCTACTTCCTGCCCAAGGTAACTCCCGCACGGGGAGACCTCGAAACGCCTGGGTTAGCGAGAGGTGGGTGAGGTTAGTTTTGGCCCTGTTTTACGGCCTTTTCTTGCCCCGGTCATTAAGCAGAAtaattaataatcataataataatttattggatttgtatgccgcccctctccacagactcggggcagctaacaacaataataaacacaacatgtacaatccaataataaaaaacaactaaaaacccctattataaaccaaacatacacacaaacataccatgcataacttgtaatggcctagggggaagagctatctcaactctcccatgcctggcggtataaatgagtcttgagtagtttatgaaagatagggagggtgggggcagttctaatctccggggggagttggttccagagggccagagccgccacagagaaggctcttcccctggggcccgccaaacgacattgtttagtcgactggacccggagaaggccaactctatgggaccttatcggtcgctgggattcgtgcggtagcaggcggttccggaggtaatctggtccaatgccatgtagggctttaaaggtcatgaccaacactttgaattgtgaccggaaactgatcggcagccaatgcaagccacggagtgttgaagaaacgtgggcgaatcttggaagccccacgatggctctcgcggctgcattctgcacaatctgaagtttccgaacacttttcaaaggtagccccatgtagagagcgttgcagtaatcaaacctcgaggtgatgagggcatgaatgactgtgagcaatgactccctgtccaaatagggccgcaactggtgcaccaggcgaccctgggcaaacgccctcctcgccacagtcgaATGATGATGTTccaatagccttctctgtggaggccccagccctctggaatcaactccccccagatagcactggaatcaactccccccagatagcagatagcacttagacttatatactgcttcatagtgctttacagccctctctaagtggtttacagagagtcagcctcttgcccccaacctcagaaggacagaagggTGATTCAATTTTGAGCcgttcaggatcgaactccttGCAGTGGGCACagtcagcctgcagtactgccttctaaccactacAGCTGCGCCACCATGCCTCCTAATAAATCCATAAAATCCCATTTTGATTGGAGTAGGTTTGCCTTCACTTTCCCCATCTTGGGTTCTTCGAAATAGATGGAGCCCCCCACCACCACCGATCCCTACTCAGGGATCCCTATTTGTGGTGCCTGTGATTCCATCTTGAATCCAGGTGACCCTCCATGCCCACCAGCTGAAGAAAGGttggagacatagaaacatagaagattgacggcagaaaaagacctcatggtccatctagtctgcccttatactatttcctgtattttatcttaggatggatctatgtttaccccaggcatgtttaaattcagttactgtggatttaccaaccacatcggctggaagtttgttccaaggatctactactctttcagtaaaataatattttctcatgttgcttttgatctttcccccaactaacttcagattgtgtccccttgttcttgtgttcactttcctattaaaaacacttccctcctggaccttatttaaccctttaatatatttaaatgtttcgatcgtgtcccccccttttccttctgtcctccagactatacagattgagttcatgaagtctttcctgataggttttatgcttaagacttccaccatttttgtagcccctctttggacctgttcaattttatcaattgaCCCATTTGAGGCTCTGGTTCCAATCTCCCCTTGTCCTCCAGGGAACGATGGTCATCCCATCATTGACCTCCGTCCTGCTTGACCAGAATCAATGGGAAACCCCCCACAAATTCAACCCCAACCACTTCCTCGACGCCAGTGGGAATTTCGTCAAGAAAGATGCCTTTGTGCCTTATTCATTAGGTAAGTGAGGTCTTCTTGGGGGCG contains:
- the LOC139172689 gene encoding cytochrome P450 2W1-like, with the protein product MALLDFLSSLPASVVLLFCLLLFASSYLPALFQKSSLKLPPGPWPLPIIGHLHLLDFKRQDKSLLKLAEKYGPIFTLYFGFKKVVVLTGYEAVKDALVNYTEEFVDRPSIPIFEQIQHGNGVFFSTGELWRSTRRFTVSTMRNLGVGKKHIEECIQEELTFLIEHINSFQGEPFTLRTFNAAATNITFVLLFGERFEYNNPTFVTLLRLIDEVMCLLGSPALHLFNFYPFLGFLFKVHKTLLRKIEEVRVVIRDYIKSSRQDLNSNSFRSYTEALVLKQEQEMNKNQNLFHEDNLIASILDLVMAGTETTATTLQWAVLLAMRYPEIQKKVQEELGRVVKPGCWATYEDRLQMPFTNAVIHEVQRFITLLPHVPRSTSVDTHFWGYFLPKGTMVIPSLTSVLLDQNQWETPHKFNPNHFLDASGNFVKKDAFVPYSLGRRNCIGESLAKMELFLFFTGLLQKFTFRPPPGLTETDLDLNVPETTFTLRPQPQLTWAVLRE